One window of Candidatus Obscuribacterales bacterium genomic DNA carries:
- a CDS encoding glycosyltransferase family 2 protein, producing MTKLIIQIPCYNEEETLGATLAELPRQLPGIDCIEWLVIDDGSRDRTVAVAKASGVHHIVRLPHNQGLARAFMTGLEAALRAGADIIVNTDADNQYCAEDIPALIQPILQGEADIVIGARPIWQTKHFSPIKKLLQNLGSWVVRLASNTDIPDAPSGFRAYSRRAALQINVFNRYTYTLETIIQAGQKGIAMTSVPIRTNYVARPSRLVKSIPSYVQRSILTIFRIFMIYQPMRFFVLLGSIPFGLGFLLGTRWLIFLLMGAERTRIPSLILAAILILIGVQIWIFGLVADLMAANRKLMEDIQQRMRRMDLDPPPQVSPQVVSKGREARPTGQRRRMRSLYSEDDPLDTPFND from the coding sequence ATGACAAAGCTGATTATCCAAATTCCCTGCTACAACGAAGAAGAGACCTTGGGCGCAACCTTGGCAGAGCTGCCGCGTCAGTTGCCAGGCATCGACTGTATTGAATGGTTAGTGATTGATGATGGTAGCCGCGATCGCACCGTGGCGGTTGCCAAGGCTAGTGGGGTGCATCACATTGTGCGTTTGCCCCACAATCAAGGACTGGCGCGAGCTTTTATGACTGGCTTGGAGGCGGCGCTGCGCGCAGGGGCAGATATTATCGTCAACACCGATGCTGATAACCAATATTGTGCTGAAGATATTCCGGCGTTGATCCAGCCCATTCTCCAAGGTGAGGCAGATATTGTCATCGGAGCGCGCCCCATCTGGCAGACTAAACATTTTTCGCCGATCAAGAAACTGTTGCAAAATCTAGGCAGTTGGGTCGTACGCCTGGCCAGCAATACCGATATCCCCGATGCACCCAGCGGTTTTCGCGCCTATAGTCGCCGGGCGGCGCTGCAGATTAATGTGTTTAACCGCTATACCTATACCTTGGAAACGATTATCCAGGCGGGGCAGAAGGGGATTGCCATGACCTCGGTGCCGATTCGCACGAATTATGTTGCCCGGCCGTCGCGGCTCGTGAAAAGTATTCCGTCCTACGTCCAGCGATCGATTCTGACCATTTTCCGCATCTTTATGATTTACCAACCGATGCGGTTTTTCGTCTTGCTGGGCAGCATTCCCTTTGGACTAGGGTTTTTGCTGGGAACGCGCTGGTTAATCTTTCTGTTGATGGGGGCAGAGCGCACCCGCATTCCTAGTCTGATCTTGGCAGCTATTTTGATTTTGATCGGTGTGCAGATTTGGATCTTTGGTCTCGTTGCTGATCTGATGGCCGCCAACCGCAAGCTCATGGAAGATATTCAGCAACGTATGCGCCGCATGGATCTAGACCCGCCGCCCCAGGTTAGCCCTCAGGTGGTTTCGAAGGGGCGGGAAGCACGACCTACGGGTCAGCGTCGCCGAATGCGATCGCTCTATTCGGAGGACGATCCCCTAGATACGCCCTTCAATGATTAG